One window from the genome of Pungitius pungitius chromosome 14, fPunPun2.1, whole genome shotgun sequence encodes:
- the map4k5 gene encoding mitogen-activated protein kinase kinase kinase kinase 5 isoform X7: protein MDIFPRPSGEIQRRNPQHDFELIQRVGSGTYGDVYKARNIQTGELAAVKIIKLEPGDDFSIIQQEIFMVKECMHHNIVAYFGSYLCREKLWICMEYCGGGSLQDIYHVTGPLSELQIAYVSRETLQGLGYLHNKGKMHRDIKGANILLSDNGDVKLADFGVAAKITATIAKRKSFIGTPYWMAPEVAAVEKNGGYNQLCDIWAVGITSIELAELQPPMFDLHPMRALFLMSKSSFQPPKLKDKNKWSTAFHNFVKVSLTKNPKKRPTAEKLLSHVYVAQTGLTRRLAVDLLDKMNNPDNHEHYSEVDDDDPEPLSAVRHTIRSTNKQARAERTRSEINFDKLQFEPPLRKETEAHSEMDVSKDNDFPSPWSPFAEGGITTSGHIAHLEDAFVEVELSTLKPGVPPPLPLKPRLNSSPDELGLNDEGSTTVRRFPNSENGPSQVVRIQSTPEHLGNKVDHSPPDFLSVSVSSPGLLSHASDPALSKSECKDNDSDDSVNGGGPQMPPNQQHRKEKKEFPKPAINGLPPTPKVLMGACFSKVFDGCPLKINCATSWIHPDTKDQYLIFGTEDGIYTLNLNELHEATMEQLFPRKCTWLYIINNNLMSLSGRTFQLYSHNLIGLFEQLKKPGLAAQFQTHRFPDKILPRRFALTTKIPDTKGCHKCCIVRNPYTGHKYLCGALQSGIVLLQWYEPMQRFMLIKHFDFPLPSPLKVFEMLVVPEQEYPLVCVAISQGSEPGQVVRFETINLNSCSSWFTEIGKTHQQVDAIHVTQLERDTVLVCLDQNLKIVNLQGRLKSNKKLASELSFDFCIGSVVCLQDSVLAFWKHGMQGKSFKSNEVTQEICDPSRVFRLLGSDRVVVLQSRPTDNHTALSNLYILAGHENSY from the exons GAGATGACTTTTCCATCATACAGCAGGAAATCTTCATGGTGAAGGAATGCATGCACCACAATATTGTGGCCTACTTTGGGAGCTACCTCTG TCGAGAGAAACTTTGGATATGTATGGAATACTGTGGTGGAGGATCTCTGCAGGACATTTATCACG TGACGGGACCTCTCTCAGAGCTTCAGATAGCCTACGTCAGCAGAGAGACTTTACAG GGTTTGGGATATCTGCACAACAAGGGCAAGATGCACCGTGACATTAAG GGTGCGAACATACTTCTCTCAGACAACGGTGATGTAAAGTTAG CTGACTTTGGAGTTGCAGCCAAAATAACAGCCACCATTGCCAAAAGGAAGTCCTTCATTGGAACACCTTATTG GATGGCTCCAGAAGTAGCAGCAGTGGAGAAGAACGGTGGCTACAACCAGCTGTGTGATATTTGGGCAGTAGGCATAACGTCCATAGAGCTGGCCGAGCTGCAGCCGCCAATGTTTGACCTGCACCCGATGAG AGCCCTGTTTTTGATGTCCAAGAGCAGCTTCCAGCCTCCAAAgctaaaagacaaaaacaaatg GTCTACCGCCTTCCATAACTTTGTCAAAGTGTCTCTGACAAAGAACCCAAAGAAGAGGCCCACTGCAGAAAAACTTCTATCG CATGTGTATGTAGCCCAGACAGGTTTGACCAGGAGGCTCGCTGTTGATCTCCTCGATAAAATGAACAACCCAGACAACCACGAGCATTACAGCGAGGTGGACGATGATGACCCTGAG CCTCTCTCTGCAGTCAGACACACCATCCGCTCCACTAACAAACAAGCCCGAGCAGAGAGGACGCGCTCGGAGATCAACT TTGATAAGCTCCAGTTTGAACCACCTCTCCGGAAGGAAACTGAGGCTCATTCTGAAATG GATGTGAGCAAAGATAATGACTTCCCTTCCCCCTGGAGTCCCTTTGCAGAGGGAGGAATAACAACCAG TGGACACATTGCACATCTTGAAGACGCCTTTGTTGAAGTGGAGCT GTCAACTCTCAAGCCAggggttcctcctcctctgcctctgaaG CCACGATTAAACAGCTCGCCAGATGAGCTTGGCCTCAACGACGAGGGGTCTACGACGGTTCGGAGGTTCCCAAACTCTGAGAACGGACCGAGCCAGGTGGTCCGCATACAGAGCACCCCGGAGCACCTGGGCAACAAGGTGGACCACTCGCCTCCGGATTTCCTCTCAGTCAGCGTCAGTAGCCCCGGCCTTTTATCTCACGCCTCTGATCCTG CTCTCAGTAAATCTGAATGTAAAG ATAACGATTCGGATGACAGTGTGAATGGAGGCGGTCCACAGATGCCCCCCAATCAACAGCAccggaaggagaagaaggagttcCCT AAACCAGCCATCAACGGTCTCCCACCCACTCCTAAAGTACTG ATGGGAGCCTGTTTCTCTAAAGTGTTTGACGGCTGTCCACTGAAAATAAACTGTGCCACATCCTGGATTCATCCAGACACCAAAG ACCAGTACCTAATCTTTGGTACGGAGGATGGCATCTATACGCTGAACCTTAATGAGCTGCATGAAGCCACAATGGAGCAG CTGTTCCCGAGGAAGTGCACCTGGCTTTACATTATCAACAACAACCTGATGTCTCTATCTG GGAGAACCTTCCAGCTGTATTCTCACAATCTCATTGGGCTGTTTGAGCAGCTGAAGAAGCCCGGCTTGGCCGCACAGTTCCAGACGCATCGCTTCCCAGACAAAATCTTACCCAG gaGGTTTGCCTTAACAACTAAGATCCCCGACACGAAGGGCTGTCACAAGTGCTGCATTG TGAGAAATCCATATACAGGCCACAAGTACCTGTGTGGAGCGCTGCAGTCGGGGATCGTCTTGTTGCAGTGGTATGAGCCCATGCAGAGGTTTATGCTTATCAAG CACTTTGACTTCCCCCTTCCCAGTCCACTCAAAGTGTTTGAGATGTTGGTGGTCCCGGAGCAGGAGTatcctctggtgtgtgtggccATCAGCCAAGGCAGCGAGCCGGGCCAGGTGGTCCGCTTTGAGACCATCAACCTtaactcctgctcctcctggttcaCAGAGATTGGAAAAA CTCATCAGCAGGTGGATGCAATCCATGTCACCCAGCTGGAGAGAGACACAGTATTGGTGTGTTTAGACC AAAACTTGAAGATTGTAAATCTCCAGGGGAGACTGAAGTCCAACAAGAAGCTGGCATCTGAGCTCAGCTTTGATTTCTGCATCGGATCAGTTG TGTGCCTTCAGGACAGCGTCCTGGCCTTCTGGAAACACGGCATGCAAGGAAAGAGCTTCAAGTCAAACGAG gtGACCCAGGAGATCTGTGATCCGAGCCGAGTCTTCCGTCTCCTGGGATCTGACAG ggTGGTGGTTTTGCAGAGCCGACCCACTGACAACCACACGGCCCTCAGCAACCTGTACATTCTGGCAGGTCATGAGAACAGTTACTGA
- the map4k5 gene encoding mitogen-activated protein kinase kinase kinase kinase 5 isoform X4, which yields MDIFPRPSGEIQRRNPQHDFELIQRVGSGTYGDVYKARNIQTGELAAVKIIKLEPGDDFSIIQQEIFMVKECMHHNIVAYFGSYLCREKLWICMEYCGGGSLQDIYHVTGPLSELQIAYVSRETLQGLGYLHNKGKMHRDIKGANILLSDNGDVKLADFGVAAKITATIAKRKSFIGTPYWMAPEVAAVEKNGGYNQLCDIWAVGITSIELAELQPPMFDLHPMRALFLMSKSSFQPPKLKDKNKWSTAFHNFVKVSLTKNPKKRPTAEKLLSHVYVAQTGLTRRLAVDLLDKMNNPDNHEHYSEVDDDDPEPLSAVRHTIRSTNKQARAERTRSEINFDKLQFEPPLRKETEAHSEMDVSKDNDFPSPWSPFAEGGITTRSLLKSVEDELFQRGHIAHLEDAFVEVELSTLKPGVPPPLPLKPRLNSSPDELGLNDEGSTTVRRFPNSENGPSQVVRIQSTPEHLGNKVDHSPPDFLSVSVSSPGLLSHASDPALSKSECKDNDSDDSVNGGGPQMPPNQQHRKEKKEFPKPAINGLPPTPKVLMGACFSKVFDGCPLKINCATSWIHPDTKDQYLIFGTEDGIYTLNLNELHEATMEQLFPRKCTWLYIINNNLMSLSGRTFQLYSHNLIGLFEQLKKPGLAAQFQTHRFPDKILPRRFALTTKIPDTKGCHKCCIVRNPYTGHKYLCGALQSGIVLLQWYEPMQRFMLIKHFDFPLPSPLKVFEMLVVPEQEYPLVCVAISQGSEPGQVVRFETINLNSCSSWFTEIGKTHQQVDAIHVTQLERDTVLVCLDQNLKIVNLQGRLKSNKKLASELSFDFCIGSVVCLQDSVLAFWKHGMQGKSFKSNEVTQEICDPSRVFRLLGSDRVVVLQSRPTDNHTALSNLYILAGHENSY from the exons GAGATGACTTTTCCATCATACAGCAGGAAATCTTCATGGTGAAGGAATGCATGCACCACAATATTGTGGCCTACTTTGGGAGCTACCTCTG TCGAGAGAAACTTTGGATATGTATGGAATACTGTGGTGGAGGATCTCTGCAGGACATTTATCACG TGACGGGACCTCTCTCAGAGCTTCAGATAGCCTACGTCAGCAGAGAGACTTTACAG GGTTTGGGATATCTGCACAACAAGGGCAAGATGCACCGTGACATTAAG GGTGCGAACATACTTCTCTCAGACAACGGTGATGTAAAGTTAG CTGACTTTGGAGTTGCAGCCAAAATAACAGCCACCATTGCCAAAAGGAAGTCCTTCATTGGAACACCTTATTG GATGGCTCCAGAAGTAGCAGCAGTGGAGAAGAACGGTGGCTACAACCAGCTGTGTGATATTTGGGCAGTAGGCATAACGTCCATAGAGCTGGCCGAGCTGCAGCCGCCAATGTTTGACCTGCACCCGATGAG AGCCCTGTTTTTGATGTCCAAGAGCAGCTTCCAGCCTCCAAAgctaaaagacaaaaacaaatg GTCTACCGCCTTCCATAACTTTGTCAAAGTGTCTCTGACAAAGAACCCAAAGAAGAGGCCCACTGCAGAAAAACTTCTATCG CATGTGTATGTAGCCCAGACAGGTTTGACCAGGAGGCTCGCTGTTGATCTCCTCGATAAAATGAACAACCCAGACAACCACGAGCATTACAGCGAGGTGGACGATGATGACCCTGAG CCTCTCTCTGCAGTCAGACACACCATCCGCTCCACTAACAAACAAGCCCGAGCAGAGAGGACGCGCTCGGAGATCAACT TTGATAAGCTCCAGTTTGAACCACCTCTCCGGAAGGAAACTGAGGCTCATTCTGAAATG GATGTGAGCAAAGATAATGACTTCCCTTCCCCCTGGAGTCCCTTTGCAGAGGGAGGAATAACAACCAG GAGTCTTCTCAAAAGCGTTGAGGACGAATTGTTCCAACG TGGACACATTGCACATCTTGAAGACGCCTTTGTTGAAGTGGAGCT GTCAACTCTCAAGCCAggggttcctcctcctctgcctctgaaG CCACGATTAAACAGCTCGCCAGATGAGCTTGGCCTCAACGACGAGGGGTCTACGACGGTTCGGAGGTTCCCAAACTCTGAGAACGGACCGAGCCAGGTGGTCCGCATACAGAGCACCCCGGAGCACCTGGGCAACAAGGTGGACCACTCGCCTCCGGATTTCCTCTCAGTCAGCGTCAGTAGCCCCGGCCTTTTATCTCACGCCTCTGATCCTG CTCTCAGTAAATCTGAATGTAAAG ATAACGATTCGGATGACAGTGTGAATGGAGGCGGTCCACAGATGCCCCCCAATCAACAGCAccggaaggagaagaaggagttcCCT AAACCAGCCATCAACGGTCTCCCACCCACTCCTAAAGTACTG ATGGGAGCCTGTTTCTCTAAAGTGTTTGACGGCTGTCCACTGAAAATAAACTGTGCCACATCCTGGATTCATCCAGACACCAAAG ACCAGTACCTAATCTTTGGTACGGAGGATGGCATCTATACGCTGAACCTTAATGAGCTGCATGAAGCCACAATGGAGCAG CTGTTCCCGAGGAAGTGCACCTGGCTTTACATTATCAACAACAACCTGATGTCTCTATCTG GGAGAACCTTCCAGCTGTATTCTCACAATCTCATTGGGCTGTTTGAGCAGCTGAAGAAGCCCGGCTTGGCCGCACAGTTCCAGACGCATCGCTTCCCAGACAAAATCTTACCCAG gaGGTTTGCCTTAACAACTAAGATCCCCGACACGAAGGGCTGTCACAAGTGCTGCATTG TGAGAAATCCATATACAGGCCACAAGTACCTGTGTGGAGCGCTGCAGTCGGGGATCGTCTTGTTGCAGTGGTATGAGCCCATGCAGAGGTTTATGCTTATCAAG CACTTTGACTTCCCCCTTCCCAGTCCACTCAAAGTGTTTGAGATGTTGGTGGTCCCGGAGCAGGAGTatcctctggtgtgtgtggccATCAGCCAAGGCAGCGAGCCGGGCCAGGTGGTCCGCTTTGAGACCATCAACCTtaactcctgctcctcctggttcaCAGAGATTGGAAAAA CTCATCAGCAGGTGGATGCAATCCATGTCACCCAGCTGGAGAGAGACACAGTATTGGTGTGTTTAGACC AAAACTTGAAGATTGTAAATCTCCAGGGGAGACTGAAGTCCAACAAGAAGCTGGCATCTGAGCTCAGCTTTGATTTCTGCATCGGATCAGTTG TGTGCCTTCAGGACAGCGTCCTGGCCTTCTGGAAACACGGCATGCAAGGAAAGAGCTTCAAGTCAAACGAG gtGACCCAGGAGATCTGTGATCCGAGCCGAGTCTTCCGTCTCCTGGGATCTGACAG ggTGGTGGTTTTGCAGAGCCGACCCACTGACAACCACACGGCCCTCAGCAACCTGTACATTCTGGCAGGTCATGAGAACAGTTACTGA
- the map4k5 gene encoding mitogen-activated protein kinase kinase kinase kinase 5 isoform X6, producing MDIFPRPSGEIQRRNPQHDFELIQRVGSGTYGDVYKARNIQTGELAAVKIIKLEPGDDFSIIQQEIFMVKECMHHNIVAYFGSYLCREKLWICMEYCGGGSLQDIYHVTGPLSELQIAYVSRETLQGLGYLHNKGKMHRDIKGANILLSDNGDVKLADFGVAAKITATIAKRKSFIGTPYWMAPEVAAVEKNGGYNQLCDIWAVGITSIELAELQPPMFDLHPMRALFLMSKSSFQPPKLKDKNKWSTAFHNFVKVSLTKNPKKRPTAEKLLSHVYVAQTGLTRRLAVDLLDKMNNPDNHEHYSEVDDDDPEPLSAVRHTIRSTNKQARAERTRSEINFDKLQFEPPLRKETEAHSEMDVSKDNDFPSPWSPFAEGGITTRSLLKSVEDELFQRGHIAHLEDAFVEVELSTLKPGVPPPLPLKPRLNSSPDELGLNDEGSTTVRRFPNSENGPSQVVRIQSTPEHLGNKVDHSPPDFLSVSVSSPGLLSHASDPDNDSDDSVNGGGPQMPPNQQHRKEKKEFPKPAINGLPPTPKVLMGACFSKVFDGCPLKINCATSWIHPDTKDQYLIFGTEDGIYTLNLNELHEATMEQLFPRKCTWLYIINNNLMSLSGRTFQLYSHNLIGLFEQLKKPGLAAQFQTHRFPDKILPRRFALTTKIPDTKGCHKCCIVRNPYTGHKYLCGALQSGIVLLQWYEPMQRFMLIKHFDFPLPSPLKVFEMLVVPEQEYPLVCVAISQGSEPGQVVRFETINLNSCSSWFTEIGKTHQQVDAIHVTQLERDTVLVCLDQNLKIVNLQGRLKSNKKLASELSFDFCIGSVVCLQDSVLAFWKHGMQGKSFKSNEVTQEICDPSRVFRLLGSDRVVVLQSRPTDNHTALSNLYILAGHENSY from the exons GAGATGACTTTTCCATCATACAGCAGGAAATCTTCATGGTGAAGGAATGCATGCACCACAATATTGTGGCCTACTTTGGGAGCTACCTCTG TCGAGAGAAACTTTGGATATGTATGGAATACTGTGGTGGAGGATCTCTGCAGGACATTTATCACG TGACGGGACCTCTCTCAGAGCTTCAGATAGCCTACGTCAGCAGAGAGACTTTACAG GGTTTGGGATATCTGCACAACAAGGGCAAGATGCACCGTGACATTAAG GGTGCGAACATACTTCTCTCAGACAACGGTGATGTAAAGTTAG CTGACTTTGGAGTTGCAGCCAAAATAACAGCCACCATTGCCAAAAGGAAGTCCTTCATTGGAACACCTTATTG GATGGCTCCAGAAGTAGCAGCAGTGGAGAAGAACGGTGGCTACAACCAGCTGTGTGATATTTGGGCAGTAGGCATAACGTCCATAGAGCTGGCCGAGCTGCAGCCGCCAATGTTTGACCTGCACCCGATGAG AGCCCTGTTTTTGATGTCCAAGAGCAGCTTCCAGCCTCCAAAgctaaaagacaaaaacaaatg GTCTACCGCCTTCCATAACTTTGTCAAAGTGTCTCTGACAAAGAACCCAAAGAAGAGGCCCACTGCAGAAAAACTTCTATCG CATGTGTATGTAGCCCAGACAGGTTTGACCAGGAGGCTCGCTGTTGATCTCCTCGATAAAATGAACAACCCAGACAACCACGAGCATTACAGCGAGGTGGACGATGATGACCCTGAG CCTCTCTCTGCAGTCAGACACACCATCCGCTCCACTAACAAACAAGCCCGAGCAGAGAGGACGCGCTCGGAGATCAACT TTGATAAGCTCCAGTTTGAACCACCTCTCCGGAAGGAAACTGAGGCTCATTCTGAAATG GATGTGAGCAAAGATAATGACTTCCCTTCCCCCTGGAGTCCCTTTGCAGAGGGAGGAATAACAACCAG GAGTCTTCTCAAAAGCGTTGAGGACGAATTGTTCCAACG TGGACACATTGCACATCTTGAAGACGCCTTTGTTGAAGTGGAGCT GTCAACTCTCAAGCCAggggttcctcctcctctgcctctgaaG CCACGATTAAACAGCTCGCCAGATGAGCTTGGCCTCAACGACGAGGGGTCTACGACGGTTCGGAGGTTCCCAAACTCTGAGAACGGACCGAGCCAGGTGGTCCGCATACAGAGCACCCCGGAGCACCTGGGCAACAAGGTGGACCACTCGCCTCCGGATTTCCTCTCAGTCAGCGTCAGTAGCCCCGGCCTTTTATCTCACGCCTCTGATCCTG ATAACGATTCGGATGACAGTGTGAATGGAGGCGGTCCACAGATGCCCCCCAATCAACAGCAccggaaggagaagaaggagttcCCT AAACCAGCCATCAACGGTCTCCCACCCACTCCTAAAGTACTG ATGGGAGCCTGTTTCTCTAAAGTGTTTGACGGCTGTCCACTGAAAATAAACTGTGCCACATCCTGGATTCATCCAGACACCAAAG ACCAGTACCTAATCTTTGGTACGGAGGATGGCATCTATACGCTGAACCTTAATGAGCTGCATGAAGCCACAATGGAGCAG CTGTTCCCGAGGAAGTGCACCTGGCTTTACATTATCAACAACAACCTGATGTCTCTATCTG GGAGAACCTTCCAGCTGTATTCTCACAATCTCATTGGGCTGTTTGAGCAGCTGAAGAAGCCCGGCTTGGCCGCACAGTTCCAGACGCATCGCTTCCCAGACAAAATCTTACCCAG gaGGTTTGCCTTAACAACTAAGATCCCCGACACGAAGGGCTGTCACAAGTGCTGCATTG TGAGAAATCCATATACAGGCCACAAGTACCTGTGTGGAGCGCTGCAGTCGGGGATCGTCTTGTTGCAGTGGTATGAGCCCATGCAGAGGTTTATGCTTATCAAG CACTTTGACTTCCCCCTTCCCAGTCCACTCAAAGTGTTTGAGATGTTGGTGGTCCCGGAGCAGGAGTatcctctggtgtgtgtggccATCAGCCAAGGCAGCGAGCCGGGCCAGGTGGTCCGCTTTGAGACCATCAACCTtaactcctgctcctcctggttcaCAGAGATTGGAAAAA CTCATCAGCAGGTGGATGCAATCCATGTCACCCAGCTGGAGAGAGACACAGTATTGGTGTGTTTAGACC AAAACTTGAAGATTGTAAATCTCCAGGGGAGACTGAAGTCCAACAAGAAGCTGGCATCTGAGCTCAGCTTTGATTTCTGCATCGGATCAGTTG TGTGCCTTCAGGACAGCGTCCTGGCCTTCTGGAAACACGGCATGCAAGGAAAGAGCTTCAAGTCAAACGAG gtGACCCAGGAGATCTGTGATCCGAGCCGAGTCTTCCGTCTCCTGGGATCTGACAG ggTGGTGGTTTTGCAGAGCCGACCCACTGACAACCACACGGCCCTCAGCAACCTGTACATTCTGGCAGGTCATGAGAACAGTTACTGA
- the map4k5 gene encoding mitogen-activated protein kinase kinase kinase kinase 5 isoform X5: MDIFPRPSGEIQRRNPQHDFELIQRVGSGTYGDVYKARNIQTGELAAVKIIKLEPGDDFSIIQQEIFMVKECMHHNIVAYFGSYLCREKLWICMEYCGGGSLQDIYHVTGPLSELQIAYVSRETLQGLGYLHNKGKMHRDIKGANILLSDNGDVKLADFGVAAKITATIAKRKSFIGTPYWMAPEVAAVEKNGGYNQLCDIWAVGITSIELAELQPPMFDLHPMRALFLMSKSSFQPPKLKDKNKWSTAFHNFVKVSLTKNPKKRPTAEKLLSHVYVAQTGLTRRLAVDLLDKMNNPDNHEHYSEVDDDDPEPLSAVRHTIRSTNKQARAERTRSEINSNNGKDQGGPGSSAVDKLQFEPPLRKETEAHSEMDVSKDNDFPSPWSPFAEGGITTSGHIAHLEDAFVEVELSTLKPGVPPPLPLKPRLNSSPDELGLNDEGSTTVRRFPNSENGPSQVVRIQSTPEHLGNKVDHSPPDFLSVSVSSPGLLSHASDPDNDSDDSVNGGGPQMPPNQQHRKEKKEFPKPAINGLPPTPKVLMGACFSKVFDGCPLKINCATSWIHPDTKDQYLIFGTEDGIYTLNLNELHEATMEQLFPRKCTWLYIINNNLMSLSGRTFQLYSHNLIGLFEQLKKPGLAAQFQTHRFPDKILPRRFALTTKIPDTKGCHKCCIVRNPYTGHKYLCGALQSGIVLLQWYEPMQRFMLIKHFDFPLPSPLKVFEMLVVPEQEYPLVCVAISQGSEPGQVVRFETINLNSCSSWFTEIGKTHQQVDAIHVTQLERDTVLVCLDQNLKIVNLQGRLKSNKKLASELSFDFCIGSVVCLQDSVLAFWKHGMQGKSFKSNEVTQEICDPSRVFRLLGSDRVVVLQSRPTDNHTALSNLYILAGHENSY, translated from the exons GAGATGACTTTTCCATCATACAGCAGGAAATCTTCATGGTGAAGGAATGCATGCACCACAATATTGTGGCCTACTTTGGGAGCTACCTCTG TCGAGAGAAACTTTGGATATGTATGGAATACTGTGGTGGAGGATCTCTGCAGGACATTTATCACG TGACGGGACCTCTCTCAGAGCTTCAGATAGCCTACGTCAGCAGAGAGACTTTACAG GGTTTGGGATATCTGCACAACAAGGGCAAGATGCACCGTGACATTAAG GGTGCGAACATACTTCTCTCAGACAACGGTGATGTAAAGTTAG CTGACTTTGGAGTTGCAGCCAAAATAACAGCCACCATTGCCAAAAGGAAGTCCTTCATTGGAACACCTTATTG GATGGCTCCAGAAGTAGCAGCAGTGGAGAAGAACGGTGGCTACAACCAGCTGTGTGATATTTGGGCAGTAGGCATAACGTCCATAGAGCTGGCCGAGCTGCAGCCGCCAATGTTTGACCTGCACCCGATGAG AGCCCTGTTTTTGATGTCCAAGAGCAGCTTCCAGCCTCCAAAgctaaaagacaaaaacaaatg GTCTACCGCCTTCCATAACTTTGTCAAAGTGTCTCTGACAAAGAACCCAAAGAAGAGGCCCACTGCAGAAAAACTTCTATCG CATGTGTATGTAGCCCAGACAGGTTTGACCAGGAGGCTCGCTGTTGATCTCCTCGATAAAATGAACAACCCAGACAACCACGAGCATTACAGCGAGGTGGACGATGATGACCCTGAG CCTCTCTCTGCAGTCAGACACACCATCCGCTCCACTAACAAACAAGCCCGAGCAGAGAGGACGCGCTCGGAGATCAACT CAAACAATGGGAAAGACCAAGGAGGGCCAGGCTCAAGTGCAG TTGATAAGCTCCAGTTTGAACCACCTCTCCGGAAGGAAACTGAGGCTCATTCTGAAATG GATGTGAGCAAAGATAATGACTTCCCTTCCCCCTGGAGTCCCTTTGCAGAGGGAGGAATAACAACCAG TGGACACATTGCACATCTTGAAGACGCCTTTGTTGAAGTGGAGCT GTCAACTCTCAAGCCAggggttcctcctcctctgcctctgaaG CCACGATTAAACAGCTCGCCAGATGAGCTTGGCCTCAACGACGAGGGGTCTACGACGGTTCGGAGGTTCCCAAACTCTGAGAACGGACCGAGCCAGGTGGTCCGCATACAGAGCACCCCGGAGCACCTGGGCAACAAGGTGGACCACTCGCCTCCGGATTTCCTCTCAGTCAGCGTCAGTAGCCCCGGCCTTTTATCTCACGCCTCTGATCCTG ATAACGATTCGGATGACAGTGTGAATGGAGGCGGTCCACAGATGCCCCCCAATCAACAGCAccggaaggagaagaaggagttcCCT AAACCAGCCATCAACGGTCTCCCACCCACTCCTAAAGTACTG ATGGGAGCCTGTTTCTCTAAAGTGTTTGACGGCTGTCCACTGAAAATAAACTGTGCCACATCCTGGATTCATCCAGACACCAAAG ACCAGTACCTAATCTTTGGTACGGAGGATGGCATCTATACGCTGAACCTTAATGAGCTGCATGAAGCCACAATGGAGCAG CTGTTCCCGAGGAAGTGCACCTGGCTTTACATTATCAACAACAACCTGATGTCTCTATCTG GGAGAACCTTCCAGCTGTATTCTCACAATCTCATTGGGCTGTTTGAGCAGCTGAAGAAGCCCGGCTTGGCCGCACAGTTCCAGACGCATCGCTTCCCAGACAAAATCTTACCCAG gaGGTTTGCCTTAACAACTAAGATCCCCGACACGAAGGGCTGTCACAAGTGCTGCATTG TGAGAAATCCATATACAGGCCACAAGTACCTGTGTGGAGCGCTGCAGTCGGGGATCGTCTTGTTGCAGTGGTATGAGCCCATGCAGAGGTTTATGCTTATCAAG CACTTTGACTTCCCCCTTCCCAGTCCACTCAAAGTGTTTGAGATGTTGGTGGTCCCGGAGCAGGAGTatcctctggtgtgtgtggccATCAGCCAAGGCAGCGAGCCGGGCCAGGTGGTCCGCTTTGAGACCATCAACCTtaactcctgctcctcctggttcaCAGAGATTGGAAAAA CTCATCAGCAGGTGGATGCAATCCATGTCACCCAGCTGGAGAGAGACACAGTATTGGTGTGTTTAGACC AAAACTTGAAGATTGTAAATCTCCAGGGGAGACTGAAGTCCAACAAGAAGCTGGCATCTGAGCTCAGCTTTGATTTCTGCATCGGATCAGTTG TGTGCCTTCAGGACAGCGTCCTGGCCTTCTGGAAACACGGCATGCAAGGAAAGAGCTTCAAGTCAAACGAG gtGACCCAGGAGATCTGTGATCCGAGCCGAGTCTTCCGTCTCCTGGGATCTGACAG ggTGGTGGTTTTGCAGAGCCGACCCACTGACAACCACACGGCCCTCAGCAACCTGTACATTCTGGCAGGTCATGAGAACAGTTACTGA